In the Populus trichocarpa isolate Nisqually-1 chromosome 1, P.trichocarpa_v4.1, whole genome shotgun sequence genome, one interval contains:
- the LOC7473019 gene encoding uncharacterized protein LOC7473019 yields the protein MVDDGFVNASSNCNGNQESPRKTKDINKKKKKKKRGGSKKKMTVEQTLASKSVSEWVYLDRKLVADDFDFGVHKTVMMRREDKVVFELHTHSKFSDGFLSPSKLVERAHGNGVKVLALTDHDTMSGIPEATEAARRFGIKIIPGVEISTMFSPRNPEAEEPVHILAYYSSGGPTRSDELEKFLANIRDGRYLRAKDMVLKLNKLKLPLKWEHVTRITGKGVAPGRLHVARAMVEAGYVENLKQAFARYLYDGGPAYSTGNEPLVEEAVQLICETGGVAVLAHPWALKNPVAIIQRLKDAGLHGMEVYRSDGKLAVYSDLADAYGLLKLGGSDYHGRGGNSESELGSVNLPAIALHDFLKVARPIWYHAIKDIFERYAEEPSDLNLARITKFGGTKILKGNSPMSCGKDLIDRCLSLWLTTEERQTAEFEAIKIKLSCVTINQGVGLAFL from the exons ATGGTGGATGATGGTTTTGTGAACGCTTCTTCTAATTGCAACGGCAACCAAGAGAgcccaagaaaaacaaaagatattaataagaagaagaagaagaagaagcgtgGCGGGAGCAAGAAGAAGATGACTGTTGAGCAGACCTTGGCTTCCAAATCTGTCAGCGAATGGGTTTACTTGGATCGGAAATTGGTTGCCGATGATTTCGATTTTGGAGTGCACAAGACTGTGATGATGAGGAGAGAAGACAAGGTTGTCTTTGAATTGCATACTCATTCCAAGTTCAGTGATGGCTTCTTGTCTCCTTCCAAGCTTGTGGAGCGAGCTCATGGAAATGGG GTGAAAGTTCTTGCTCTCACTGATCATGACACAATGTCTGGTATACCTGAAGCTACAGAAGCAGCTCGCAGATTTGGCATCAAGATAATCCCAGGTGTTGAAATAAGCACAATGTTCTCTCCAAG AAATCCTGAAGCAGAGGAGCCAGTGCACATCCTGGCATATTACAGCAGCGGTGGGCCAACTAGGTCTGATGAACTGGAAAAGTTCTTGGCTAACATAAGAGATGGTCGTTACCTTCGTGCAAAGGACATGGTCTTGAAACTCAATAAACTCAAGTTGCCTCTTAAGTGGGAGCACGTTACTAGAATTACAGGAAAAGGAGTTGCTCCTGGAAGACTGCATGTGGCTCGAGCTATGGTTGAAGCAGGCTACGTAGAGAACCTGAAACAAGCTTTTGCCAGATATCTGTATGATGGTGGACCTGCTTATTCCAC AGGAAATGAGCCTCTTGTAGAGGAGGCAGTACAATTGATATGTGAAACGGGGGGTGTTGCTGTGCTAGCTCATCCTTGGGCATTGAAAAACCCTGTTGCAATAATACAAAGGTTGAAAGATGCAGGTCTTCATGGGATGGAGGTTTACAGAAGTGATGGCAAACTGGCTG TATACAGCGACCTAGCAGATGCTTATGGTCTTTTGAAGCTAGGAGGGTCCGATTATCACGGAAGAGGTGGGAACAGTGAATCTGAACTAGGAAGTGTTAACCTCCCAGCAATTGCTTTGCACGACTTCCTGAAGGTAGCACGCCCAATCTGGTATCATGCCATAAAAGATATTTTCGAGAGATATGCTGAGGAGCCCTCTGATTTGAATCTAGCGAGGATAACAAAGTTTGGGGGAACAAAGATTTTAAAGGGAAATTCCCCAATGAGTTGTGGGAAGGACTTGATTGATCGTTGCTTATCATTGTGGTTAACAACTGAGGAGAGGCAGACAGCCGAGTTTGAGGCCATTAAAATAAAGCTCTCCTGTGTTACGATTAATCAAGGTGTGGGACTCGCGTTCCTATAG